One Thermogemmatispora onikobensis DNA window includes the following coding sequences:
- a CDS encoding class I SAM-dependent methyltransferase gives MPDPGDGQNTYVFNAEDVAELARLMQQDRLLTDSMGGVLPEKEVELPERSRVLDLACGPGGWVLEMAFAYPKSEIIGVDISPQVIDHARTQAWSRGLENAHFQVMNVMQPLDFPDASFDLINGRLMCAFMLPGAWPKLLAECRRLLKPGGVIRLTETEPPLSTSPAFERLMELGSQALKRAGQSFSPDGRHIGITPVLPRLVRQAGFMDVRLRASAIEWSMGTEAYYPVFKDYLVGLNQIKPFLIRMGVVGKEEVEQLYQLAVAEMQQEEFCAIWTLLTVWGRCPASERLDV, from the coding sequence ATGCCAGATCCAGGAGATGGACAGAACACCTATGTGTTCAACGCCGAGGATGTAGCAGAACTGGCCCGCCTGATGCAACAGGACCGGCTGCTCACCGACAGCATGGGGGGGGTGCTCCCTGAAAAGGAGGTGGAGCTGCCAGAGCGGAGCCGGGTGCTTGATCTGGCCTGCGGCCCTGGCGGCTGGGTGCTGGAGATGGCTTTTGCCTACCCCAAATCTGAGATTATTGGTGTTGATATCAGCCCGCAGGTTATTGACCATGCCCGCACTCAGGCGTGGTCGCGCGGCCTGGAGAACGCCCATTTCCAGGTAATGAACGTCATGCAGCCCCTTGACTTTCCTGATGCCTCCTTCGACCTGATCAATGGGCGGCTGATGTGCGCTTTCATGCTACCCGGTGCCTGGCCAAAACTACTGGCCGAATGCCGGCGTCTTCTCAAACCTGGCGGTGTCATCCGGCTGACAGAGACAGAACCACCACTTAGTACCAGCCCGGCATTTGAACGGCTGATGGAGCTTGGTTCTCAGGCGCTCAAACGCGCTGGCCAAAGTTTCTCGCCCGATGGCCGCCACATTGGCATTACCCCAGTGCTGCCGCGTCTGGTGCGCCAGGCCGGCTTTATGGATGTGCGCCTTCGCGCGAGCGCCATTGAGTGGTCGATGGGAACAGAAGCGTACTACCCCGTCTTCAAAGACTACCTGGTCGGCCTGAACCAGATCAAACCTTTCCTTATAAGGATGGGTGTGGTGGGTAAAGAGGAAGTGGAGCAACTCTACCAGTTGGCTGTAGCTGAGATGCAGCAGGAGGAATTCTGTGCCATCTGGACGCTGCTGACCGTCTGGGGCAGGTGTCCGGCATCTGAGCGCCTGGACGTCTAG